A single genomic interval of Nerophis ophidion isolate RoL-2023_Sa linkage group LG11, RoL_Noph_v1.0, whole genome shotgun sequence harbors:
- the tent5aa gene encoding terminal nucleotidyltransferase 5A, translating to MSEGGSGSNGSRLPASEGGSVSVLSWEQVQRLDAILTDTIPIHGRGNFPTLQMQPRQIVKVVRSRMEERQIRVRDVRLNGSAASHILHGDSGLGFKDLDLIFCADMKGESDFQIVKDIVLDCLLDFLPDCVNKEKITPLTLKEAYVQKMVKVCNDSDRWSLISLSNNRGKNVELKFVDSLRRQFEFSVDSFQIKLDSLLLFYECSENAMTATFHPTIMGESVFGDFAQALDHLRHKVICTRNPEEIRGGGLLKYCHLLVRGFQAASESEMKSLQRYMCSRFFIDFPDIGEQQRKLESYLQNHFVGLEDRKYDYLMTLHGVVNESTVCLMGHERRQTLGLIAMLAVRVLAEQNVIPNVANVTCYYQPAPYVADGNFSNYYIAQVQPMFACQQPAYSTWLPCN from the exons ATGTCCGAGGGCGGCAGCGGCTCAAACGGCAGCCGTCTTCCCGCTTCGGAAGGCGGCAGCGTCAGCGTCCTAAGCTGGGAGCAAGTGCAGCGCCTGGACGCCATACTGACGGACACCATCCCCATCCACGGACGGGGGAACTTCCCCACGCTGCAGATGCAACCCCGGCAGATTGTCAAAGTGGTGCGCAGCAGGATGGAAGAGAGGCAGATCCGCGTCCGGGACGTCCGGTTAAACGGGTCCGCGGCCAGCCACATCCTGCACGGAGACAGCGGACTGGGCTTCAAAGACCTCGACCTCATATTCTGCGCGGACATGAAAGGAGAAAGCGACTTCCAGATAGTGAAGGACATTGTTCTGGACTGTCTCTTGGACTTTTTACCTGACTGCGTAAATAAAGAGAAGATTACTCCATTGACTTTAAAG GAAGCCTACGTGCAGAAGATGGTGAAGGTGTGCAATGACTCGGACCGCTGGAGCCTCATCTCCCTCTCCAACAACCGGGGCAAGAACGTGGAGCTGAAGTTTGTGGACTCGCTGCGCCGTCAGTTCGAGTTCAGCGTGGACTCCTTCCAGATCAAGCTGGACTCCCTGCTGCTCTTCTACGAGTGCTCGGAGAACGCCATGACCGCCACGTTTCACCCCACCATCATGGGCGAGAGCGTGTTCGGCGACTTCGCCCAGGCCCTGGACCACCTGCGCCACAAGGTCATCTGCACCCGCAACCCGGAGGAGATCCGCGGCGGCGGCCTCCTCAAGTACTGCCACCTGCTGGTGCGGGGCTTCCAGGCCGCCTCGGAGTCGGAGATGAAGTCGCTCCAGCGTTACATGTGCTCGCGCTTCTTCATCGACTTCCCCGACATCGGCGAGCAGCAGCGCAAGCTGGAGTCCTACCTTCAAAACCACTTCGTGGGCCTGGAGGACCGCAAGTACGACTACCTGATGACGCTCCACGGCGTGGTCAACGAGAGCACGGTGTGCCTCATGGGACACGAGCGGCGGCAGACCTTGGGGCTCATAGCCATGCTGGCCGTGCGGGTCCTGGCCGAGCAGAACGTCATCCCCAACGTGGCCAACGTCACGTGTTACTACCAGCCCGCGCCCTACGTGGCGGACGGCAACTTCAGCAACTACTACATAGCGCAGGTGCAGCCCATGTTCGCCTGCCAGCAGCCGGCCTACTCCACCTGGCTGCCCTGTAACTGA